From Candidatus Rokuibacteriota bacterium, a single genomic window includes:
- a CDS encoding branched-chain amino acid ABC transporter permease — protein sequence MIARRAPTAYWTGFAVVLALLAIAPLVLPEFWRRFVTEILIWGLLAMSSDILIGYTGMVSFGHSVFFGLGIYGAAAALLSVKPPNLWLALLYGLTAAGLAAVFVAYFSTRLRDIYFAITTLVFSQIFYVIIFTWTAVTGGENGLTFAQPLLSLPGLGAARFTPETLHWFVLGVVTVSYLLLRRITQSPFGMVLQSIRENEPRTRAIGYAVERYKIVAVMLSGLFAGLAGVLYAVQNKFAAPDFVFFAVSGEVVIFNVMGGMGTLVGPVAGAAFFLLLREGVSRYFTEYYLIPVGIIFTAMVIFMPQGLLGFARRRLNQ from the coding sequence ATGATCGCCCGCCGCGCGCCCACCGCCTACTGGACCGGCTTCGCCGTCGTGCTGGCCCTGCTGGCCATCGCCCCCCTCGTGTTGCCGGAGTTCTGGCGACGCTTCGTCACCGAGATCCTGATCTGGGGCCTGCTGGCCATGTCCTCGGACATCCTGATCGGCTACACGGGCATGGTCTCCTTTGGCCACTCGGTCTTCTTCGGGCTGGGCATATACGGGGCAGCCGCCGCCCTCCTTTCCGTCAAGCCACCGAACCTGTGGCTGGCGCTCCTCTACGGGCTGACGGCTGCCGGTCTGGCCGCCGTCTTCGTGGCCTACTTCTCCACACGGCTGCGCGACATCTACTTCGCCATCACGACGCTCGTCTTCTCCCAGATCTTCTACGTCATCATCTTCACGTGGACCGCGGTCACGGGCGGCGAGAATGGGCTGACCTTCGCCCAGCCGTTGCTCTCTCTCCCCGGCCTCGGGGCGGCGCGCTTCACCCCGGAGACCCTTCACTGGTTCGTGCTCGGGGTGGTGACGGTCTCGTACCTGCTCCTCCGGCGCATCACCCAGTCGCCGTTCGGGATGGTGCTGCAGTCCATCCGCGAGAACGAGCCGCGGACCCGGGCCATCGGCTACGCCGTCGAGCGCTACAAGATCGTGGCGGTCATGCTCTCTGGGCTCTTCGCGGGCCTGGCCGGCGTCCTCTACGCGGTCCAGAACAAGTTCGCCGCGCCCGACTTCGTCTTCTTCGCGGTCTCCGGCGAGGTCGTGATCTTCAACGTGATGGGCGGCATGGGCACGCTGGTGGGGCCGGTGGCGGGCGCGGCCTTCTTCCTGCTGCTGCGCGAGGGCGTCTCGCGCTACTTCACCGAGTACTACCTGATCCCGGTGGGCATCATCTTCACCGCGATGGTGATCTTCATGCCCCAAGGCCTCCTCGGCTTCGCCAGGCGCCGCCTGAACCAGTAG
- the dut gene encoding dUTP diphosphatase — protein MAKAQEHREAGTHLVDIAAVRLDSGLPLPAYAKPGDAGLDLRASEAVTLEPGERRLVPTGLAVAIPEGHAGFVLPRSGLAMQKGVTVLNAPGLIDSGYRGELKVLLINHGAEAIGIERGERIAQLVVQPVARARLVEGERLPDSARGEGGFGSTGR, from the coding sequence GTGGCCAAGGCACAGGAGCATCGGGAGGCCGGGACGCATCTGGTGGACATCGCCGCCGTCAGGCTGGATAGCGGGCTGCCGCTGCCCGCCTACGCGAAGCCGGGTGACGCGGGACTCGACCTGCGCGCCTCGGAGGCCGTGACGCTCGAGCCCGGCGAGAGGCGGCTCGTCCCCACCGGGCTCGCCGTCGCCATCCCCGAGGGCCACGCAGGGTTCGTGCTGCCGCGCTCGGGCCTCGCGATGCAGAAGGGCGTGACCGTGCTCAACGCGCCGGGGCTCATCGACTCGGGCTACCGCGGCGAGTTGAAGGTGCTGCTGATCAACCACGGCGCCGAGGCCATCGGCATCGAGCGCGGCGAACGCATCGCCCAGCTGGTCGTCCAGCCCGTGGCGCGCGCGCGCCTTGTGGAGGGGGAACGGCTGCCCGACTCCGCACGCGGCGAGGGCGGCTTCGGGAGCACGGGGCGCTGA
- a CDS encoding branched-chain amino acid ABC transporter permease, translated as MAIPFEQILIQTVNGLVNGMILALVASGLTLIFGIMDVVNFAHGDLVMLGGFTGAVTITATGNFWLALLVAVLVIAVFGAALQATTLRPLLGRDPLTTILATFGISLVLQKYALWQWGPSARRIQEPLTGQFQLFYLQYPWYRVLTAVLSAAIIGGFWLFLRHGKYGIWIRATMQDRIMASAMGIPVPWVHTGVFAIGAGMAAASGVLFGPLGGVTQNMGLDFTLRAFIVVVVGGMGNLGGSIFAAILISLLEAYASLVVSPAQAVIVSFVVLILTLLFRPTGLFVPTPK; from the coding sequence GTGGCGATCCCCTTCGAGCAGATCCTCATCCAGACGGTCAACGGGCTCGTCAACGGGATGATCCTCGCGCTCGTGGCCTCAGGGCTGACGCTCATCTTCGGGATCATGGACGTGGTCAACTTCGCCCATGGCGACCTCGTGATGCTAGGCGGATTCACGGGCGCGGTGACCATCACGGCGACGGGCAATTTCTGGCTCGCCCTCCTCGTCGCCGTGCTCGTCATCGCGGTGTTCGGCGCCGCGCTCCAGGCGACGACGCTGCGCCCGCTGCTGGGCCGCGATCCCCTCACCACCATCCTCGCCACCTTCGGCATATCGCTCGTGCTCCAGAAGTACGCGCTGTGGCAGTGGGGACCGTCGGCGCGCAGGATCCAGGAGCCCCTCACCGGCCAGTTCCAGCTCTTCTACCTGCAGTACCCGTGGTACCGAGTGCTCACCGCCGTCCTCTCGGCGGCCATCATCGGCGGCTTCTGGCTCTTCCTCAGGCATGGCAAGTACGGCATCTGGATCCGCGCCACCATGCAGGACCGCATCATGGCCTCGGCCATGGGCATCCCGGTCCCGTGGGTCCACACCGGCGTCTTCGCCATCGGCGCCGGCATGGCCGCCGCCAGCGGGGTGCTCTTCGGCCCCCTCGGCGGAGTCACGCAGAACATGGGACTCGACTTCACGCTGCGGGCCTTCATCGTGGTGGTGGTGGGCGGGATGGGCAATCTCGGCGGCTCCATCTTCGCCGCGATCCTCATCAGCCTGCTCGAGGCCTACGCCTCCCTGGTCGTGAGCCCGGCCCAGGCGGTGATCGTCTCCTTCGTGGTCCTGATCCTCACGCTCCTCTTCCGGCCCACGGGCCTCTTCGTCCCAACGCCGAAGTGA
- a CDS encoding ABC transporter substrate-binding protein: protein MAEKWTEEKWAQAEDFWYSGKTTRRRFIGFGAAAAGALGATVAVPAWWRDAFGQAKPYKVGTLQPLSGAAAAGGKTALVGVQMAVDRINKSGGLTGRPIELIIGDYESKPDVGRRRAEKLALEDKIDAHVGGYLSNVCLACMPVWDEHKIVNMIGVCLDTTITTSKCSKFTFRPFDYAPAQAVAFAPYMVSKLGKKWHIVFADYAWGQSTRDAFADEIKKNGGEMVGSTGIPLGTADMTPFLSKISGSFDGLFGIFFGGQGISFVTQTFDLGMSKKYKIAGDGAMTPSVSLPAIGAKGEGFVGIDRYIPVLEGPLNTPHHKKFLDDAVARLKAIDPSGPLPDRFVQSNFEAVNFLKLGIQKSGFRGREDSMKLIAALEGMEVKESDDFPQGDKTLRKEDHQAFLREFIYELKNVKHRLLEIVPKEKTLVPAACKFA, encoded by the coding sequence ATGGCGGAGAAATGGACAGAGGAGAAATGGGCCCAGGCTGAAGACTTCTGGTACAGCGGCAAGACCACCCGGCGCCGCTTCATCGGCTTCGGCGCCGCGGCGGCAGGGGCGCTTGGCGCCACCGTGGCCGTGCCCGCGTGGTGGCGGGACGCCTTCGGCCAGGCCAAGCCGTACAAGGTCGGCACGCTGCAGCCGCTCAGCGGCGCGGCGGCCGCGGGCGGCAAGACGGCGCTGGTCGGCGTGCAGATGGCTGTGGACCGCATCAACAAGTCGGGCGGCCTCACCGGCCGGCCCATCGAGCTGATCATCGGCGACTACGAGTCCAAGCCCGATGTCGGCCGGCGCAGGGCCGAGAAGCTCGCCCTCGAGGACAAGATCGACGCCCACGTGGGCGGCTACCTGTCCAACGTGTGCCTGGCCTGCATGCCGGTCTGGGACGAGCACAAGATCGTCAACATGATCGGGGTGTGCCTCGATACCACGATCACCACGAGCAAGTGCAGCAAGTTCACCTTCCGGCCCTTCGACTACGCCCCCGCGCAGGCGGTGGCCTTCGCGCCGTACATGGTGAGCAAGCTCGGCAAGAAGTGGCACATCGTCTTTGCGGACTACGCCTGGGGCCAGTCCACCCGCGACGCTTTCGCCGACGAGATCAAGAAGAACGGCGGCGAGATGGTCGGCAGCACGGGCATCCCCCTCGGCACGGCCGACATGACGCCGTTCCTGTCGAAGATCAGCGGCAGCTTCGACGGACTCTTCGGCATCTTCTTCGGCGGCCAGGGCATCTCGTTCGTGACCCAGACCTTCGACCTCGGCATGTCGAAGAAGTACAAGATCGCCGGCGATGGCGCCATGACACCCTCGGTGAGCCTGCCCGCCATCGGCGCCAAGGGCGAAGGCTTCGTCGGCATCGACCGCTACATCCCGGTGCTGGAGGGGCCGCTCAACACGCCCCATCACAAGAAGTTCCTCGACGACGCGGTGGCGCGACTCAAGGCCATCGACCCGTCGGGTCCCCTCCCCGACCGTTTCGTGCAATCGAACTTCGAGGCCGTCAACTTCCTCAAACTCGGGATCCAGAAGTCGGGCTTCCGCGGGCGCGAGGACTCGATGAAGCTCATCGCGGCCCTCGAGGGCATGGAGGTCAAGGAGAGCGACGACTTTCCGCAGGGCGACAAGACGCTGCGCAAGGAGGACCACCAGGCCTTCCTGCGGGAGTTCATCTACGAGCTCAAGAACGTCAAGCACCGGCTGCTGGAGATCGTGCCGAAGGAAAAGACCCTGGTCCCGGCGGCCTGCAAGTTCGCGTAG
- a CDS encoding ABC transporter ATP-binding protein, whose protein sequence is MMLALTEVHTYYGKSHILLGVSLEVQPGEVVGLLGRNGVGKSTTLKTVMGLVRPSGGHVRFEGREIAGTAPHRLAHLGIAWVPEDRRIFRLLTVMENLRTGLDRPGMTEARRRELLDKVYAHFPVLAERRSQAGGTLSGGEQQMLAIARAMMLEPKIILLDEPTEGLMPRMVGQIREIITLLHQDSVAILLVEQNVPLTLDVSDRVYIMEKGLVRHHATAAELRADHAVIHQYLGV, encoded by the coding sequence CTGATGCTCGCGCTCACGGAGGTTCACACCTACTACGGCAAGAGCCACATCCTGCTCGGCGTCTCCCTCGAGGTGCAGCCGGGCGAGGTGGTCGGTCTCCTCGGCCGGAACGGCGTCGGCAAGAGCACCACGCTCAAGACGGTCATGGGGCTCGTGCGGCCGTCGGGGGGACACGTGCGCTTCGAGGGGCGCGAGATCGCGGGCACGGCGCCCCACCGCCTCGCCCATCTCGGCATCGCCTGGGTACCCGAAGACCGCCGCATCTTCCGGCTCCTCACGGTCATGGAGAACCTGCGCACGGGGCTCGACCGGCCGGGGATGACCGAGGCCCGGCGGCGCGAGCTGCTCGACAAGGTCTACGCCCATTTCCCCGTGCTGGCGGAGCGGCGGAGCCAGGCGGGGGGCACGCTGTCCGGCGGCGAGCAGCAGATGCTCGCCATCGCGCGCGCCATGATGCTCGAGCCCAAGATCATCCTCCTCGACGAGCCGACGGAGGGGCTGATGCCGCGCATGGTCGGCCAGATCCGCGAGATCATCACGCTGCTCCACCAGGACAGCGTGGCGATCCTGCTGGTCGAGCAGAACGTGCCGCTCACCCTGGACGTCAGCGATCGCGTCTACATCATGGAGAAGGGTCTCGTCCGCCACCACGCCACGGCCGCCGAGCTGCGGGCCGACCACGCCGTCATCCACCAGTACCTGGGGGTCTAG
- a CDS encoding ABC transporter ATP-binding protein: protein MRFGGLAAVNNVSLSVPRGEIRAIIGPNGAGKSTFFNCLTGVLRPTGGRILLDGEDVAGLPPNRISRKGIARSYQITNILPGATVLENVRIAAQSRQHGWSLLSHHRAFGDLIDRARSVLEAVALREKEEELAANLSHGEQRNLEIGIALATEPRLLCLDEPTAGMSVTETHATVDLIRRIARDLTILIVEHDMEVVMGLARTITVLHYGEVLAEGTPAEIQDNPRVQEVYLKT, encoded by the coding sequence ATGCGGTTCGGCGGCCTCGCGGCCGTCAACAACGTGAGCCTCTCGGTCCCGCGGGGCGAGATCCGCGCCATCATCGGTCCCAACGGCGCGGGCAAGAGCACCTTCTTCAACTGCCTGACCGGTGTCCTCCGACCCACCGGCGGGCGCATCCTCCTCGACGGCGAGGACGTGGCCGGACTGCCGCCGAACCGGATTTCCCGCAAGGGCATTGCGCGCTCGTACCAGATCACCAACATTCTGCCCGGCGCCACCGTGCTCGAGAACGTCCGTATCGCCGCCCAGTCGCGGCAGCATGGCTGGAGCCTGCTGAGCCACCACCGCGCCTTCGGCGACCTGATCGACCGGGCGCGAAGCGTGCTGGAGGCGGTGGCGCTCCGCGAGAAGGAAGAGGAGCTGGCGGCCAACCTCTCGCACGGCGAGCAGCGCAACCTCGAGATCGGCATCGCCCTGGCCACCGAGCCCCGGCTCCTGTGCCTCGACGAGCCGACGGCCGGAATGAGCGTCACCGAGACCCACGCCACGGTCGACTTGATCCGCCGCATCGCCCGCGACCTGACCATCCTCATCGTGGAGCACGACATGGAGGTCGTGATGGGCCTCGCGCGGACGATCACCGTGCTCCACTACGGCGAGGTGCTCGCCGAGGGAACGCCGGCCGAGATCCAGGACAACCCGCGGGTGCAGGAGGTCTACCTCAAGACCTGA